In Anaerolineales bacterium, one DNA window encodes the following:
- a CDS encoding isoprenylcysteine carboxylmethyltransferase family protein codes for MAGTNPNPAVFLGGVFLLLAVAYVVFRVIVRREYRLHGRLTSWSSIVQLLAFAGLMAFPYLFNPPEWALSWMLAGPTSRQQQILGLVIILLGFLVAFCTMGWFGMRRAFGVETKGLVSIGPYRFTRNPQILGGYLLVIGVTVQWPSWFAVIWIVLYGVIGHWMVMTEEEHLRVLLGEEYVRYCQKVPRYLFWVGNSQKDRPG; via the coding sequence ATGGCTGGCACGAATCCAAATCCCGCGGTTTTCTTGGGTGGCGTTTTCCTGCTGCTGGCAGTTGCTTACGTGGTGTTCCGAGTGATTGTTCGCCGGGAGTATCGTCTGCATGGACGCCTGACAAGCTGGTCATCGATCGTTCAATTGCTTGCCTTTGCGGGGCTGATGGCTTTCCCATACTTGTTCAACCCACCAGAGTGGGCCTTATCCTGGATGTTAGCAGGACCAACATCCAGGCAGCAGCAAATATTGGGATTGGTCATCATTCTATTGGGATTCCTCGTTGCCTTTTGCACGATGGGATGGTTTGGAATGCGACGGGCATTCGGCGTTGAAACAAAAGGTTTGGTAAGTATCGGACCCTACCGCTTTACAAGAAATCCACAAATCCTGGGAGGGTATCTGTTGGTCATCGGGGTAACAGTGCAATGGCCTTCCTGGTTTGCTGTAATTTGGATCGTTCTTTACGGAGTAATTGGTCACTGGATGGTCATGACCGAAGAGGAGCACTTACGGGTCTTACTTGGAGAGGAATACGTGCGTTATTGTCAAAAAGTTCCCAGGTATTTGTTTTGGGTTGGGAATTCCCAAAAAGATCGCCCGGGGTAA
- a CDS encoding nitroreductase family deazaflavin-dependent oxidoreductase: protein MPAQTIYHRMKGLNTRMMANYKRGFGPTRVVMLLTTIGRKSGLPRVTPLQYEEVDGIYYIASARGSDADWIKNIRANPKVRVQIRDREFDAAAEPVTDPVRIADFIELRLKRHPIMIRLIMHLFDGLPIRFKRADLEKFCRKKAMAILRPIREQDSNQWR, encoded by the coding sequence ATGCCAGCCCAAACCATCTACCACCGCATGAAGGGTCTCAACACCCGCATGATGGCGAACTACAAACGCGGATTCGGTCCCACCCGCGTAGTGATGCTCCTGACCACCATCGGGCGCAAGTCTGGTCTGCCGCGTGTGACCCCGCTCCAATACGAAGAAGTGGACGGAATTTACTACATCGCCTCGGCGCGTGGATCAGACGCGGACTGGATCAAGAATATCCGCGCCAATCCCAAGGTCCGGGTTCAGATCCGGGATCGTGAGTTTGATGCCGCTGCCGAGCCGGTCACCGACCCGGTCCGCATCGCCGATTTCATCGAACTACGCCTGAAACGTCACCCGATCATGATCCGCCTGATCATGCACTTATTCGATGGTCTGCCCATACGCTTCAAACGCGCCGATCTGGAAAAGTTCTGCCGGAAAAAAGCAATGGCGATCCTGCGTCCGATCAGGGAACAAGATTCCAATCAATGGAGGTAA
- a CDS encoding CPBP family intramembrane metalloprotease has product MAETNLILTIAIPFLLLPSTALVFSIAAKGLGKEKGHLIGFLFYWAVWCILLPLFIVGWDCYLSLFVDKTPLLARPNWLAAALWAFITLVSILMYGRDFLRASPTLILIAIPAATINGICEEILWRGLYVRMFPDNFWLAVIFPSIGFALWHLVPLSIFSDGNKWSFVLSTFLLGLAYGYIAYCTGSTKWTAISHSLSGTLALSGYLAPSVLALLK; this is encoded by the coding sequence ATGGCAGAAACTAATCTCATCCTGACTATTGCAATCCCCTTTCTTTTGCTTCCAAGCACAGCGCTTGTCTTTTCCATAGCCGCCAAGGGACTTGGAAAGGAAAAAGGACACTTGATTGGGTTTCTCTTTTATTGGGCGGTCTGGTGTATCCTGCTTCCCCTTTTCATTGTGGGTTGGGACTGCTATCTCTCGCTCTTCGTGGATAAAACCCCGCTTCTTGCCCGGCCGAACTGGCTGGCTGCCGCTCTATGGGCATTCATCACGTTGGTATCGATTCTCATGTATGGCAGAGACTTCCTCCGCGCCTCGCCAACCCTCATCCTGATCGCCATCCCCGCCGCGACGATCAATGGCATCTGCGAAGAAATCCTCTGGCGCGGACTGTATGTCCGGATGTTCCCGGATAATTTTTGGCTGGCAGTCATTTTCCCGTCAATTGGATTCGCACTGTGGCATCTTGTCCCGTTATCGATCTTTTCCGATGGAAACAAATGGAGTTTCGTCCTGTCGACGTTTTTACTCGGCCTGGCATACGGTTACATCGCCTACTGCACCGGCTCCACCAAATGGACGGCAATTTCCCACAGCCTGAGTGGAACACTGGCACTGAGCGGTTATCTCGCACCAAGCGTATTGGCGTTGTTAAAATAA